In Bradyrhizobium lablabi, one DNA window encodes the following:
- a CDS encoding ABC transporter substrate-binding protein, with amino-acid sequence MKQLSKLAGLAVLLSAAIDPAIAQEKLKIGVIVTLSGPAAALGQQVRDGFALAVKDLGGKMAGRDVEIVVADDELKPDSAVTKVKGLLERDKVDFVVGPIFSNILQAIHKPVTDTKTFLISPNAGPSSYAGKNCSPFFYVTSYQNDQVHEVLGKVAQDRGYKRVYVMVPNYQAGKDSVAGFKLDYKGEIVEESYVPLGTLDFQVELSKIASQKPDAVFTFMPGGMGVSLVKQYKQAGLADQIPVLSAFTVDESTLPAQQDAAVGMFGGANWAPNLDNPQNRKFVAGYEAAYNSVPGTYAMQGYDAALLIDSAVKAVKGDVSNKGAVTAALKKADFTSLRGGFKFNTNGYPIQDFYLTKVAKRPDGKFQTEIVQKVFENYGDRYAKECTPGN; translated from the coding sequence ATGAAACAATTATCGAAGTTGGCTGGGCTGGCGGTTCTGCTGAGCGCCGCGATCGATCCGGCTATCGCGCAGGAAAAACTCAAGATCGGCGTGATCGTGACGTTATCGGGTCCGGCGGCGGCGCTGGGCCAGCAGGTGCGCGACGGTTTCGCACTCGCGGTCAAGGATCTCGGCGGCAAGATGGCCGGCCGCGATGTCGAGATCGTGGTGGCCGACGACGAACTCAAGCCTGATTCCGCAGTGACAAAGGTAAAAGGCCTGCTCGAGCGCGACAAGGTCGATTTCGTGGTCGGGCCGATCTTCTCCAACATCCTGCAGGCGATCCACAAGCCCGTCACGGATACAAAAACTTTCCTGATCAGCCCGAATGCCGGCCCGTCGAGCTACGCCGGCAAGAACTGCAGCCCGTTCTTCTATGTCACCTCCTACCAGAACGATCAGGTGCACGAGGTCCTCGGCAAGGTCGCCCAGGACCGCGGCTACAAGCGCGTCTATGTGATGGTGCCGAACTATCAGGCCGGCAAGGATTCGGTCGCCGGCTTCAAGCTCGACTACAAGGGAGAGATCGTCGAGGAGAGCTATGTGCCGCTCGGCACCCTGGATTTCCAGGTCGAGCTCTCCAAAATCGCATCGCAAAAACCTGACGCCGTGTTCACCTTCATGCCGGGCGGCATGGGCGTCAGCCTGGTGAAACAATACAAGCAAGCGGGTCTCGCCGATCAAATCCCGGTGCTGTCGGCATTCACCGTCGATGAATCGACGCTGCCGGCGCAGCAGGATGCCGCCGTCGGCATGTTCGGCGGCGCCAACTGGGCGCCCAATCTCGACAATCCCCAGAACAGGAAATTCGTCGCCGGCTATGAAGCCGCCTACAACAGCGTGCCGGGCACCTATGCCATGCAGGGCTATGATGCGGCCTTGTTGATCGACAGCGCGGTGAAGGCGGTCAAGGGCGACGTCTCCAACAAGGGCGCCGTGACGGCCGCGTTGAAGAAAGCCGATTTCACTTCGCTGCGCGGCGGCTTCAAGTTCAACACCAACGGCTATCCGATCCAGGATTTTTACCTGACCAAGGTGGCAAAGCGCCCGGACGGCAAATTCCAGACCGAGATCGTGCAAAAAGTGTTCGAGAATTATGGCGACCGCTACGCCAAGGAATGCACGCCGGGTAATTGA
- a CDS encoding MarR family winged helix-turn-helix transcriptional regulator, protein MNLDSETKAVELPHEHGDELRLWLRLLTCTTLIEGEVRSRLRERFDVTLPRFDLMAQLDKVPEGMTLSDVSKRMMVSNGNVTGLVERLVESGHLDRRTSDTDRRVQVIRLTKIGRAEFRKMAAEHETWIADLFSELTPKDVRELMRLLAKTKGSAQKSAQKRAL, encoded by the coding sequence ATGAACCTTGATTCCGAGACCAAGGCCGTCGAACTCCCGCACGAGCACGGCGACGAGCTCCGGTTGTGGCTTCGCCTTCTGACCTGCACCACCCTGATCGAGGGCGAGGTGCGCAGCCGGCTGCGCGAGCGGTTCGACGTCACGCTGCCCCGCTTCGACCTGATGGCGCAGCTCGACAAGGTCCCGGAGGGCATGACGCTGTCCGATGTCTCGAAGCGGATGATGGTTTCTAACGGCAACGTTACCGGCCTCGTCGAGCGCCTCGTCGAATCAGGCCATCTCGACCGCCGCACATCGGACACCGACCGGCGCGTCCAGGTGATCCGATTGACAAAAATCGGCCGCGCCGAGTTTCGCAAGATGGCCGCGGAGCATGAGACCTGGATCGCCGACCTGTTCTCGGAGCTGACGCCCAAGGACGTCCGCGAGTTGATGCGGCTGTTGGCCAAGACCAAGGGCTCCGCGCAGAAATCCGCGCAAAAGCGGGCGTTGTAG
- a CDS encoding cupin domain-containing protein: protein MAALEKGITRNGTGYSGKTWNILGQVYFPKAVTDSTFAFETNSDPGQFVPVHIHPTQDEFILVQDGMLDLKLDGVWVQASAGDLVRLPRGIPHGYFNKSDKPARALFWVSPTQKLEALFNQLHNLSDVAEIVRISAEHEVNFLPPEAND from the coding sequence ATGGCAGCGCTTGAAAAAGGCATCACGCGGAACGGAACGGGATATTCCGGCAAGACCTGGAATATCCTCGGGCAGGTCTATTTCCCGAAGGCGGTGACGGACTCGACCTTCGCGTTCGAGACCAACAGCGATCCCGGCCAGTTTGTCCCGGTCCATATTCATCCCACCCAGGATGAATTCATTCTGGTTCAGGACGGCATGCTGGACCTCAAGCTGGATGGCGTCTGGGTACAGGCCAGCGCCGGCGACCTGGTTCGGCTGCCCCGCGGCATTCCACACGGTTATTTCAACAAATCGGACAAGCCGGCGAGGGCGTTGTTCTGGGTGTCGCCGACGCAAAAACTCGAAGCGCTGTTCAACCAGTTGCACAATCTTTCGGATGTCGCGGAAATCGTCCGCATCTCCGCCGAGCATGAAGTGAACTTCCTGCCTCCGGAGGCCAATGACTGA
- a CDS encoding alpha/beta hydrolase: MGADIDYEVEYNNRARVPENPALMAGWARDAAAYRERHPPRVIPYGPGARNVIDFFPGDRQGPIVVFIHGGYWQALDGSSSSHLAAGLNAHGISVAIPSYDLCPGVTVDRIIENMRSATRELARLGQSLVISGHSAGGHLAACMLATDWRALDPSLPENLVVAAYTISGLFDLGPLVETSINRALQLDHVTARAVSPLFWKAPARGSLDAVVGETESAEYFRQSRTIVERWGAAGIATLFAVVPGANHFTAIAPLADPRSPMVARLMELASR, translated from the coding sequence TTGGGCGCCGATATCGACTACGAGGTCGAATACAACAACCGGGCGCGGGTTCCGGAGAACCCCGCGTTGATGGCCGGCTGGGCGCGGGACGCCGCTGCCTATCGCGAGCGTCACCCGCCGCGCGTCATTCCCTATGGTCCGGGCGCGCGCAACGTCATCGATTTCTTTCCCGGCGATCGTCAGGGCCCGATTGTCGTGTTTATTCACGGCGGCTATTGGCAGGCGCTTGACGGCTCTTCTTCCAGCCATCTCGCCGCGGGGCTGAATGCGCACGGCATCAGCGTTGCCATCCCAAGCTACGATTTGTGTCCCGGCGTCACCGTCGATCGCATTATCGAGAATATGCGGAGCGCCACGCGCGAGCTGGCGCGATTGGGGCAATCCCTTGTCATCAGCGGTCATTCCGCCGGCGGACATCTTGCGGCCTGCATGCTGGCGACCGACTGGCGGGCGTTGGATCCATCGTTGCCCGAAAACCTCGTCGTTGCGGCCTACACCATTTCGGGCCTGTTCGATCTCGGCCCGCTGGTCGAAACCTCGATCAACAGAGCCTTGCAGCTTGATCACGTAACCGCGAGGGCAGTGAGCCCGTTGTTCTGGAAAGCACCGGCGCGCGGAAGTCTCGACGCGGTGGTCGGCGAAACCGAAAGCGCGGAATATTTCCGGCAAAGCAGGACCATCGTCGAGCGCTGGGGCGCGGCCGGCATCGCGACGCTGTTCGCCGTGGTTCCCGGCGCCAATCATTTTACCGCGATTGCGCCGCTTGCCGATCCGCGATCGCCGATGGTGGCGCGCCTGATGGAATTGGCGAGCCGCTAG
- a CDS encoding enoyl-CoA hydratase family protein: MSTPANPVTLPLSQYAPKHFLLAVADGVATVTLNRPERKNPLTFESYRELTDFFRACAFDDDVKTIVVTGAGGNFSSGGDVFEIIGPLVKMDTKGLTAFARMTGDLVKAMRACPQPIIAAVEGICAGAGAIVAMASDMRLAATGAKVAFLFNKVGLAGCDMGACAILPRIIGQSRASELLYTGRFMTAEEGERWGFFSRIVAPEQVLPQAQSLAKEITAGPTFANTMTKRMLAMEWAMSVEEAIEAEAVAQALCMTTADFARAFEAFSNKAKPVFQGN, translated from the coding sequence ATGAGCACCCCAGCCAATCCCGTCACGCTGCCGCTGTCGCAGTATGCGCCCAAACATTTCCTGTTGGCGGTGGCAGACGGCGTCGCGACGGTGACGCTGAACCGCCCGGAGCGAAAGAATCCGCTGACATTTGAAAGTTACCGGGAATTGACGGATTTCTTCCGCGCCTGCGCGTTTGACGATGACGTCAAGACCATTGTTGTGACCGGCGCCGGCGGCAATTTTTCTTCCGGCGGCGATGTGTTCGAGATCATTGGGCCGCTGGTGAAGATGGACACCAAAGGCCTCACCGCCTTTGCGCGGATGACCGGCGATCTCGTCAAGGCGATGCGGGCCTGTCCGCAACCGATCATCGCGGCCGTCGAGGGCATCTGCGCCGGCGCCGGCGCGATCGTCGCGATGGCCTCCGACATGCGCCTTGCCGCCACCGGCGCCAAGGTCGCGTTCCTGTTCAACAAAGTGGGGCTTGCCGGCTGCGACATGGGGGCGTGCGCGATCCTGCCGCGCATCATCGGGCAATCGCGCGCCTCCGAATTGCTTTATACCGGCCGCTTCATGACCGCGGAGGAGGGCGAGCGCTGGGGGTTTTTCAGCCGTATCGTGGCGCCCGAACAGGTGTTGCCGCAGGCGCAGTCTCTGGCAAAAGAGATTACCGCGGGGCCAACCTTCGCCAACACCATGACCAAGCGGATGTTGGCGATGGAATGGGCGATGTCGGTCGAAGAGGCGATCGAGGCGGAAGCGGTCGCGCAGGCGCTGTGCATGACAACGGCCGATTTCGCCCGTGCGTTCGAGGCGTTTTCGAACAAGGCAAAGCCGGTATTTCAGGGTAATTGA
- a CDS encoding SDR family NAD(P)-dependent oxidoreductase, translating to MSGLPRSSHALVTGGGRGIGRAVASALVQAGATVTVLGRHRATLDEAIAAGAAHFAGVADVADQAAVNAALAEASARQPIDILIANAGAAESAPFAKSDAALFRRMMDVNFMGVVHAVQAALPAMRDRPHGRIVAVASTAGLKGYAYVSAYSAAKHAVVGLVRSLALELASTRVTVNAVCPGFTDTDLLAGSIDNIMKKTGRSHEQAVAELARHNPQGRLVTPAEVADTVLWLCGEGAGAITGQAIAVAGGEV from the coding sequence ATGTCCGGACTGCCGCGTTCCTCGCATGCGCTCGTCACCGGCGGCGGGCGGGGCATCGGCCGCGCGGTCGCGTCCGCGCTGGTGCAGGCCGGAGCAACGGTCACGGTGCTCGGCCGCCATCGTGCCACGCTGGATGAGGCCATTGCCGCCGGCGCCGCGCATTTTGCAGGCGTGGCCGATGTCGCGGATCAGGCCGCTGTGAATGCGGCCTTGGCGGAAGCATCGGCGCGACAGCCGATCGATATTCTCATCGCAAACGCCGGCGCCGCGGAATCCGCGCCGTTCGCAAAATCCGATGCGGCGCTGTTCCGGCGGATGATGGATGTGAACTTCATGGGCGTGGTTCATGCGGTCCAGGCCGCGTTGCCGGCGATGAGGGACCGGCCGCACGGCCGCATTGTCGCGGTCGCATCGACCGCCGGTCTCAAGGGCTATGCCTATGTCAGTGCCTATAGCGCGGCGAAGCACGCCGTTGTCGGTCTTGTGCGCTCGCTGGCGCTGGAGCTCGCCAGCACGCGCGTGACGGTCAATGCGGTATGTCCGGGGTTCACCGATACCGACCTGCTCGCCGGCAGCATCGACAACATCATGAAGAAGACCGGCCGCAGCCATGAGCAGGCGGTCGCTGAGCTTGCCCGGCATAATCCGCAAGGCCGCCTCGTGACCCCTGCCGAAGTCGCCGATACCGTGCTTTGGTTGTGCGGCGAGGGCGCCGGCGCGATCACCGGACAGGCCATCGCAGTTGCGGGCGGCGAGGTTTAG
- a CDS encoding cupin domain-containing protein has product MKSEITGITRANEGMQGISWNILGQTYVPKSCTDHSFSWHATLPPGTFVPPHIHPDQDEYLYMLEGKLDFMLGGADAQATPGDLIRLGMGVPHGIFNKSDQTAKVLFWVSPSQKLYDLFWGLHNMKEQKPEDVVAMAAEYNIHFLPPPPA; this is encoded by the coding sequence ATGAAGAGCGAGATCACCGGTATCACCCGGGCCAATGAAGGCATGCAGGGAATTTCCTGGAATATTTTGGGACAGACCTATGTGCCGAAAAGCTGCACCGATCATTCCTTCTCATGGCATGCGACGCTGCCGCCCGGCACCTTCGTACCGCCGCATATCCATCCCGACCAGGATGAGTATCTCTATATGCTGGAGGGAAAGCTTGACTTCATGCTCGGCGGCGCCGACGCGCAGGCGACGCCGGGCGATCTGATCCGCCTCGGCATGGGCGTTCCCCACGGCATCTTCAACAAGTCGGATCAAACGGCAAAAGTGCTGTTCTGGGTATCGCCGAGCCAAAAGCTGTACGACCTGTTCTGGGGCCTGCACAACATGAAGGAGCAGAAGCCCGAGGACGTCGTCGCAATGGCCGCGGAGTACAACATCCACTTCCTGCCGCCCCCGCCGGCGTGA
- a CDS encoding bifunctional salicylyl-CoA 5-hydroxylase/oxidoreductase, translated as MKIAIIGGGPAGLYSAILLKKQRPEAEITVYERNRADDTFGFGVVFSDATLDNFEKYDPPSYRRITREFAYWDDIAVHFRGTVHRVGGNGFCGCSRRTLLLILQERARELGVSLKFEADIEDEARFADAGLVVLADGINSRFRDKYIEHFQPEVDVRSNKFAWMGSTRPLDAFTFIFQETEWGPFIAHAYQYEAGRSTWIFETDPATFQRAGLEGLNEKQSADRMAQIFGWFIGGHPLLTNRSMWRNFPMIRSKRWVKDNMVLLGDAKATAHFSIGSGTKLAMEDAIALVDAMQRAPTVEAALQQYEEGRREEVEKTQHAADVSLVWFEHVDRFWDFDPVQFAFGVMTRAKAITYDNLTLRAPDFVAEVDKAFAKQVRAKGFDVDIAKPVAPMFQPMKLREMEIANRAVVSPMCMYSAEEGMPGDFHLVHYGSRAIGGAGLIFTEMTCVGRDARITPGCTGLWNDAQEAAWRRIVDFVHTNSAARFCLQLGHAGRKGATKLMWDGMDRPLEEGGWDVISASPIPYFPDSQVPREMDRAAMDAVKAAFVASTERGERCGFDMLELHCAHGYLLASFISPLTNQRIDAYGGSLENRLRFPLEVFEAMRSAWPAHKPMSVRISATDWAEGGITGDDAVAVARAFAEAGVDLVDVSTGQTVRDAQPIYGRMFQTPFSDQVRNEARVATMCVGNITTADQVNTILAAGRADLVALGRPHLVDPSFTLKAAAWYGADGVFCPPQYLPGKEQIFRNSVRDRQDFDDLKIKAKPKTRAELKAEATKPLAAE; from the coding sequence ATGAAGATTGCGATCATCGGTGGCGGACCGGCCGGTCTCTATTCCGCGATCCTGCTCAAAAAGCAGCGGCCGGAGGCCGAGATCACGGTCTATGAGCGCAACCGCGCCGATGACACCTTCGGCTTCGGCGTGGTGTTTTCCGACGCCACCCTCGACAATTTCGAAAAATACGATCCTCCGAGCTATCGCCGCATCACCCGCGAGTTCGCCTATTGGGACGACATCGCCGTTCATTTCCGCGGTACGGTGCATCGGGTCGGCGGCAACGGCTTTTGCGGCTGCTCGCGCCGCACACTGCTGTTGATCCTGCAGGAGCGCGCGCGCGAGCTCGGCGTCAGCCTCAAGTTTGAGGCCGACATCGAGGACGAGGCGCGCTTCGCCGATGCCGGTCTGGTGGTGCTGGCCGACGGCATCAACAGCCGTTTTCGCGATAAGTATATCGAGCATTTCCAGCCCGAGGTCGATGTTCGCTCCAACAAGTTCGCCTGGATGGGTTCGACCCGGCCGCTCGATGCCTTCACGTTCATCTTTCAGGAAACCGAGTGGGGGCCGTTCATTGCGCACGCCTACCAATACGAGGCCGGCCGCTCGACCTGGATTTTTGAGACCGATCCCGCGACGTTCCAGCGCGCCGGGCTCGAGGGTCTGAACGAAAAGCAATCCGCCGATCGAATGGCGCAGATTTTCGGCTGGTTTATTGGTGGGCATCCGCTTCTCACCAACCGCTCGATGTGGCGCAATTTTCCGATGATCCGCAGCAAGCGCTGGGTCAAGGACAACATGGTGCTGTTGGGCGATGCCAAGGCAACCGCGCATTTCTCGATCGGCTCCGGCACCAAGCTCGCAATGGAAGACGCGATCGCGCTGGTGGACGCCATGCAGCGCGCGCCGACGGTCGAGGCGGCCTTGCAGCAATACGAGGAGGGCCGCCGCGAGGAGGTCGAGAAGACCCAGCACGCCGCCGACGTGTCGCTGGTCTGGTTCGAGCACGTCGACCGTTTCTGGGATTTTGACCCGGTGCAGTTTGCGTTCGGCGTCATGACCCGGGCCAAGGCGATCACCTACGACAATCTCACATTGCGCGCGCCCGATTTCGTCGCTGAAGTCGACAAGGCATTTGCAAAACAGGTCCGCGCCAAGGGGTTCGACGTCGATATCGCAAAACCCGTGGCGCCGATGTTCCAGCCGATGAAACTGCGCGAAATGGAGATTGCAAACCGCGCGGTGGTGTCGCCGATGTGCATGTATTCGGCCGAGGAAGGCATGCCGGGCGATTTTCATCTGGTGCATTACGGCTCGCGCGCGATCGGCGGCGCCGGGTTGATTTTCACGGAAATGACATGTGTCGGCCGCGACGCCCGCATCACGCCGGGCTGCACTGGCCTGTGGAACGACGCGCAGGAAGCCGCCTGGCGCCGCATCGTCGATTTCGTCCACACCAATTCCGCCGCAAGATTTTGCCTGCAGCTTGGACATGCCGGCCGCAAGGGCGCCACCAAGCTGATGTGGGACGGCATGGACCGTCCATTGGAGGAGGGCGGCTGGGACGTCATATCGGCCTCGCCGATCCCCTATTTTCCCGACAGTCAGGTGCCGCGCGAGATGGACCGCGCCGCGATGGACGCGGTCAAGGCGGCGTTCGTCGCCTCCACGGAGCGCGGCGAACGCTGCGGTTTCGATATGCTGGAGCTGCATTGCGCCCATGGGTATCTGCTTGCGAGTTTTATCTCGCCATTGACCAACCAGCGCATCGACGCCTACGGCGGCTCGCTTGAGAACCGCCTGCGTTTTCCGCTGGAAGTGTTCGAGGCCATGCGCTCGGCCTGGCCGGCGCATAAGCCGATGTCGGTGCGCATCTCCGCCACCGACTGGGCCGAGGGCGGCATCACCGGCGATGACGCGGTCGCGGTCGCGCGCGCCTTTGCGGAAGCCGGCGTCGATCTCGTCGACGTCTCCACGGGGCAGACCGTGCGCGACGCCCAGCCGATCTATGGCCGCATGTTCCAGACGCCGTTCTCCGATCAGGTCCGCAACGAAGCGCGCGTCGCCACCATGTGCGTCGGCAACATCACGACCGCTGACCAGGTCAATACCATCCTCGCCGCCGGCCGCGCGGATCTCGTGGCGCTCGGCAGGCCGCATCTGGTCGATCCGTCGTTCACGCTGAAAGCCGCGGCCTGGTATGGCGCGGACGGCGTGTTCTGCCCGCCGCAATATCTGCCGGGCAAGGAGCAGATTTTCCGCAACAGCGTGCGCGACCGGCAGGATTTCGACGACCTGAAAATTAAGGCTAAACCGAAGACCCGGGCCGAGCTGAAAGCCGAGGCGACAAAGCCGCTTGCGGCGGAGTGA
- a CDS encoding alpha/beta fold hydrolase: MPQPAPMKTSDSRFSYEAAGNAASPPLVFLHGIGGAARAWRGQLETFSDRYRTIAWDMPGYGGSAPPAQFSIPGFADALQDFLQAVGATKPILVGHSIGGMIVQQLLAKNARIAAAVVLAQTSPAFGKPDGDWQKSFIAARLGPLDRGETLASLAPSLVKELAGDNPDPSGMELARDCMAAVPEATYRATMLALMGFDLRGALKNISVPTLLLSGSKDNNAPAAMMAKMASYIPSASYVELEGVGHLANLERADAFNAVLDQFLKAHAASTQVTA; the protein is encoded by the coding sequence GTGCCTCAACCCGCGCCCATGAAAACCAGCGATAGCCGCTTCAGCTATGAGGCCGCCGGCAACGCCGCATCACCGCCGCTGGTGTTCCTGCATGGCATCGGCGGCGCGGCGCGGGCATGGCGCGGCCAGTTGGAAACCTTCAGCGATCGTTATCGCACCATCGCTTGGGACATGCCGGGCTATGGCGGCTCGGCGCCGCCGGCACAATTCAGCATTCCCGGATTTGCCGATGCCTTGCAGGATTTCCTGCAAGCGGTCGGCGCTACAAAACCCATTCTGGTCGGGCATTCGATCGGCGGCATGATCGTGCAGCAATTGCTGGCGAAGAATGCGCGCATCGCCGCCGCCGTCGTGCTTGCGCAGACGAGCCCGGCGTTCGGCAAACCCGACGGCGACTGGCAGAAATCCTTTATCGCGGCGCGGCTCGGCCCGCTCGATCGCGGCGAAACGCTGGCCTCGCTGGCGCCGTCGCTGGTGAAAGAACTGGCCGGCGACAACCCTGATCCCAGCGGGATGGAGCTTGCGCGCGATTGCATGGCCGCGGTTCCCGAGGCGACCTATCGCGCCACCATGCTGGCGTTGATGGGATTCGATCTGCGCGGCGCGCTGAAAAACATCTCGGTGCCGACGCTGCTGCTGTCGGGCTCAAAGGACAACAACGCGCCGGCGGCGATGATGGCGAAGATGGCGAGCTATATTCCATCCGCAAGCTACGTTGAACTCGAAGGTGTCGGCCATCTCGCCAATCTCGAACGCGCCGATGCGTTCAACGCAGTGCTCGATCAATTCCTGAAAGCCCATGCGGCTTCAACCCAAGTGACGGCATGA
- a CDS encoding flavin-dependent oxidoreductase, protein MKAIIVGGGIGGLTTALMLRARGIGCEVFEQSDTIRELGVGINTLPHAIRELAGLGLLQKLDEAAIRTDVLYYLNRHGQEVWKESRGIDSGHDVPQFSIHRGRLQSVIHRAVEERLGRDAIHTGCRLGSFTQDEGGVTAYFFDRAGGHTKTVRGDILIGADGIHSRVRETLFPDEGPPCWNGLMLWRGARDWPVFLTGRSMIVAGGLHAKVVVYPIAEGSSPASRLTNWAVLVKVGDGNAPPPRREDWSRPGKREELMPHVARFSVPYVDVPNLISATPEFYEYPTCDRDPLPYWSSGRVTLLGDAAHPMYPVGSNGASQAILDARCLADALARSEHPRQALMAYEQKRLPMTAEIVRSNRRGGPEGVIDAVEQLAPDGFDNVENVLSYSQREAIVRGYASKAGFAAVPGLAAVRA, encoded by the coding sequence ATGAAGGCGATTATCGTCGGGGGTGGTATCGGGGGCCTGACCACGGCGCTGATGCTGCGCGCCCGCGGCATCGGCTGCGAAGTGTTCGAGCAGTCGGACACCATCCGCGAACTCGGCGTCGGCATCAATACGCTGCCGCATGCGATCCGCGAACTCGCCGGCCTCGGGCTGTTGCAAAAGCTCGACGAGGCAGCGATCCGCACCGACGTGCTTTATTATCTCAATCGCCATGGCCAGGAAGTGTGGAAGGAATCCCGCGGCATCGATTCCGGCCACGACGTGCCGCAATTTTCGATCCATCGCGGCAGGCTGCAGAGCGTGATCCACCGCGCGGTCGAGGAGCGGCTGGGACGGGATGCGATCCACACCGGCTGCAGGCTCGGCTCCTTCACCCAGGATGAAGGCGGCGTCACCGCATACTTCTTCGACCGCGCCGGCGGTCACACCAAAACCGTGCGCGGCGACATCCTGATCGGCGCCGACGGAATTCATTCGCGGGTGCGCGAAACGCTGTTTCCCGACGAAGGCCCGCCGTGCTGGAACGGATTGATGCTGTGGCGCGGCGCGCGCGACTGGCCGGTGTTTTTGACGGGACGTTCGATGATCGTTGCCGGCGGCCTGCATGCCAAGGTCGTGGTCTATCCGATCGCCGAAGGATCGAGCCCGGCGAGCCGCCTGACCAACTGGGCGGTGCTGGTGAAAGTGGGCGACGGCAACGCGCCGCCGCCGCGCCGCGAGGACTGGTCGCGGCCGGGCAAGCGCGAGGAATTGATGCCTCATGTCGCGCGCTTCTCGGTGCCCTATGTCGACGTGCCGAACCTGATCTCGGCGACGCCCGAATTCTACGAATATCCGACCTGCGACCGCGATCCCCTGCCATATTGGTCCAGTGGACGCGTCACGCTGCTCGGCGACGCCGCGCATCCGATGTATCCGGTCGGATCGAACGGGGCGTCGCAGGCCATTCTCGATGCGCGCTGCCTTGCGGACGCGCTGGCGCGTTCCGAGCATCCGCGGCAGGCCTTGATGGCCTATGAGCAGAAGCGTTTGCCGATGACGGCAGAGATCGTGCGATCCAACCGCCGCGGCGGCCCGGAAGGCGTCATCGACGCGGTCGAGCAGCTCGCGCCTGACGGTTTTGACAATGTGGAGAACGTGCTGAGCTATTCGCAGCGCGAGGCCATTGTGCGCGGCTATGCCAGCAAGGCCGGATTTGCCGCGGTGCCGGGATTGGCGGCGGTGCGGGCGTAA